DNA from Archaeoglobus veneficus SNP6:
GAATGGACAAAACCAAGGCAATCTACCTTCCACATGAGATGTCCTTCCCCATGAAGTACGTAATAGATGCAGAGTACTGCCAGAAGAATGAGGGCTGCAAGGCGTGCGTTGATGCATGCCCGTACGATGCGATAGACCTTGCGATGGAGCCAAAAACTCTGAACCTGAAGGCCGGAGCGATAGTTGTTGCGACTGGCTGGAAGCCGTACGACGCAGGCAGGCTGACAAACCTCGGTTTTGGAAAGTATCCCGACGTTATAACCAATGTGATGTTTGAGAGACTTGCGTCGCCAAACGGGCCTACGAAAGGTAAGATACTCACCCATGATGGTAAACCTGTAAAGAGAATTGCCTTCGTTCAGTGCGCAGGCAGTAGAGATGAAAACCACCTGCCGTACTGCTCCGCTGTTTGTTGCCTTGCCTCGCTCAAGCAGGCGACGTATATTAAAGAGCAGTATCCCGACGCTGAAGTTTACATCTGCTACATAGACGTGAGAACGCCCAGCCTGTACGAGGATTTCTACAGGAAAGTTATGAACGAGGGTGTTTACCTTGTCAGGGGCAAGGTTGCAGAGGTTACCGACATTGCGAAGAGTCCCGAAGAAGAAGGAAAGCTCATTGTAAGAGTTGAGGACACTCTCCTTGGCAAGGTTCGCAGAATTCCCGTTGACATGGTCGTGCTCGCCACAGGCATGCAGCCCAACAGTACTGGACTGAACCTGAAGTACAGGCAGGGAAGCGAACTACCAACGAACCAGTATGGCTTTGCGAATTCCAACTTCATATGCTTCCCCTACGAGAGCCAGCGGACTGGAATATACGCTGCTGGATGCGTTAGGCAGCCTATGGATGTAGCCACCGCTGTCGAGGATGCGAGCGGAGCCGTTATGAAGGCAATACAGTGCATAGAACTTGTTTCGAAGGGCATGGCCACGTTCCCGAGAAGTGGAGACCTGTCACTGCCCATCTTCTTCCTCCAGCGCTGTACGCAGTGTAAGAGGTGTACGGAGGAATGTCCCTTCTCTGCACTTGAGGAGGATGAAAGAGGAACGCCGATACTCAATCCAGCGAGGTGCAGGAGGTGCGGTACATGCTTTGGAGCGTGTCCAGAACGCATAATCTCGTTCAAGAACTACTCCATCGACATGATTTCGTCGATGATAAAGGCAATAGACGTGCCGGAGGAGGAAGGTAAATTCAGAATACTCGGCTTCTTCTGCGAGAACGACGCTTATCCGGCGCTGGACATGGCGGCCAGAAACGGATACAAAATAGACACAAGTCTGAGGGTCATCCCCGTCCGCTGTCTTGGTTCTGTGAACGTTGTCTTCATTGCTGATGCATTATCGAGAGGAATCGACGGCATCCTGCTTGCAGGCTGCAAGTATGGCGAGGACTACCAGTGCCACTTCATAAGAGGTAGTGAGCTTGCCAACAGGAGAATGGAGAACGTCCAGGAAACCCTGCAGCGATTGATGCTCGAACCAGAGAGAGTGAAGCTCGTAGAACTTGCCATATCTGACTACGACAAGATTCCGCAGATTATTGAGGAGTTCGTTGAGCAGATTAAGCAGATTGGACCAAATCCATATAAAGGGTTCTGAGGTGGTGAACGAGATGCAAATTATATCGAAAAATAGTTATAGTCGGTGTGTCTTGCCTTGTCACAACAGTGGCAAAATATTCAAATATTTCATGATTAATGCAAACATAAATTGGGAGGCGGTTAAATGGACGTAGGCGAGATGCTTGAAACGTACTTCGAAAGACTCTCGGAAGTGGCAGAATCTGAGAAGTACAAGCAGTGTCTTCAGTGCGGTACGTGCGGCGGTTCGTGTCCTTATGGTATTGCCTCACCTTTCACTCCGAGAAGGATGATTTTGGCTATCAGAGCAAAACTTGTTGATGAAATTCTCGAAAGTGGGGCTCACTGGCTGTGTACTTCCTGCTATACGTGCAGCTACAGATGCCCCAGTCAGATCCCCCTTACCGACGGCATAATTCCGGCTCTGCGTGAGCTTTCGCTACTTGAAGGTAACCCGCCCGAGGAGCTTGCTGCAGCGCTGATGAACATAGCACGCTACGGTAATCCCTTCAGAGAGTCTCCGAGAAAGAGGGACAACTGGACAAAGGAAGTGGAGTTTGAAGTACCTACACTATCAAAGAAGAAAAGTGCTGACGTTCTCTTTATCCCTGAGTGCTTTGGGTCATACCACCGGAGGTGTAAGGAGATCACCAAAGCCTTCGCCGAGGTTATGTACCTCCTTGGAACAGACTTTGCAATTCTTGGCAACGAGGAGCGGTGCATTGGCGATTTAACCCGCCTCAGCGGAGAGTTTGGGTTGTTTGAAGACCTCGTGGAGAAGAACATAAAGACATTCGAGAAGTACGAATTCAATAGAATTGTGACGCACGATGCGCATGCGTACAACGCGCTAAGGCGTGAATATCCGAAGTACGGCTTCGAGAAAGAAGTGCTGCATCACACACAGTTCCTGTTTGAAAACCTCGACAAGTTGAAGGACATGTTCAACGAGCTGGATTACGTCGTAACCTACCACGACTCGTGCTATGTCGGGAGAAGGAACGGAATCTTTGATGAGCCCCGTCAGGTGATTCAGGCGATTCCCGGCATAAAGTTCGTGGAGATGAAGAGGACAAGAGAGAACGCACTCTGCTGTGGAGGTGGAGGTGGCGGGGTCTGGCTTGATAGCTTCATAAAAGAGTTTCTCAAAGAGAGACCTGCGGAAGACAGGGTTAGAGAGGCTGCTCTGGTTGGAGCGAACGTCATTGTTACGGCGTGCACGCTTGATGTGCCCATGTTCGAAGATGCACTCAAAATGACAGGTCTCGAAGGTCAGATTGAGGTAAAGGACATCTCAGAACTCGTACTTGAAGCGATCAAGGGGTGATACGATGAAGATATGCGCGATCCTAAGGCTGGTTCCAGACCTCGTAGAGGAGATTGAAATCAGCGAGACGGAGATAACTCCCTTCGCATACATTGCAAACGAGAGAGATGAGCACGCAGTTGAGGAAGCGCTCGTTCTGAAAGAGAAAAGCGGTGCAACTGTTGATGTTTTAGGCATTGTCGACGAAGACACAGAAACGGAGATAGACGAACCCCTTGCAATGGCGTATGCAAAGGGCGCTGACAACCTGATCAAGGCAATCCTATCAAGGAGTACGTACAGAAGAATAGAAGTTGCAAAGGGACTTGCAGAATTTCTGAAGGACAAGGAATACGATGTCATAATGGTAGGCATTCAGGCGATAGATGCATTTGCAGGAACTCTCGGTGGAATGCTCGCCCGATGCATGGGAATTCCCTACATCGGTGGAGTCGTTGAAGCAGATGTTCAGGATGGCAACTTGGTCGTTAAAAAAGAACTTGGTGGTGGCCTGCTGGGAGAATACAAAGTGTCTCTGCCTGCGGTCGTTGGAGTGGTGTCTGCAGAACGCCCGCTTAAGTTCGTTCCGTTTGCAAAGCTGAGGCAGGCGATGAAGAAGGCAGAAATCGAGGAAGTCGAAATAGAGGTTCCTGAACTCGAGGGAGTAGAGGTTCTGAGGTACTACGAACCGCCAAAGCCAGAGATAACGCTGCTCGAGGGCGAGCCCGAGGAAATAGCAGACAAGCTTGTAGAAGTGCTGAAGGAACTTTCCGTGCTGTGAGGTGGTACGATGGACGTTCTCGTCTTTGCAGAAGTTATAGAAAATGAGGTTCAGGACATTACCTACGAGCTCGTTGGAAAAGCAAAGCAGCTTGCCAGCGAACTTGGGGGTAAAGCTGTAACCCTCGTTATCGGAAATCCAGACGTGAGCAACATCAACAGCGATGTGATTCAGGTTGATGCCGGCGATCCCTCGCCATGGCACTACGCAATCGTTGAGAAGGTATATGAAAGAGTAAAACCTGCAGCAATCCTCTTCGGCAATACATCCGCAAGTCTCGACGTTGCATCTCAGTTTGCAGCCCAGCTTGGCCTGCCCATTGCCACACTGGTTACCGAGATATCAGTCAGCGATGGCCAGTTCGTCGCAACTTCCATTGCATACGGTGGAAAGATAATGGTAGACCTTGCAGTAAAGAGTCCGGGAGTTTTCGTCGTTAACAGAGGTAGCTTCCAGGCAGAAGACGGAAAGGGAGAAGTTGGTTCTGTTGAGAAGCTCAGCCTTGACGAACTTGGAGTCAGCGATGGCGTGGAGTTCGTCGGATACATAAAGCCAGAAGTGGAAGACGTGGACATATCCAAGGCTGACATCGTTGTTTCTGTAGGCAGAGGTATTGGCGACGAAGCGAACATTGAGCTTGCAGAGGAGCTTGCAGAAGTCCTTGGAGGTGTTGTTGCAGGTTCCCGTCCGATCATAGATTCTGGATGGCTTCCAAAGACAAGGCAGGTTGGAAGGAGCGGCAAAACCGTCGTTGGCAAACTCTACCTTGCTCTTGGTATAAGTGGGGCTACCGAGCACGTTGAGGGTGTAAAGGCCAAGAATGTGATTGCAATAAATACAGACAGAGACGCGCCAATCTTCAGAATTGCAAGGTGTGGGGCTGTTGCTGACGTGCTTGAGCTCGTGCCTGTGCTGATAGACAAGATCAGAGAGATCAAGGGAGAGTAACATGCCCGGAAATGTAGATTATTGTTCATTATGTTTTTGTAAATTTTCATCTTTTATAATATCACGTTACTCAGTTACACTTCTGGATGAAAAATCACTACATTTTAATAAGGTGATCACATGGGTGAGGACGACATAAAGATAGGTGTCTACGTTTGCCATTGTGGTAGAAATATCGCCGAAAAAGTCAGGATAGATGAGGTCGTGGAGTTTGCAAAAACACTCCCTAATGTCGCCGTTGTTAAAGACTACAAGTACATGTGCTCCGACCCTGGCCAGGAACTCATCGTGAAGGATATACAGGAAATGGGTATAAACAGGGTTGTCGTTGCCGCTTGCAGCCCGACACTTCACGAACAGACATTCAGAAACGCCTGCAGGAGGGCTGGTCTTAACCCGTACCTCTTTCAGATGGCAAACATAAGAGAGCTTGACGCCTGGGTTACTGAAGATGTCAGAAGCGCGACGGAAAAAGCGAAAGCCTTCGTGAGAGCAGCTGTCAATCGCGTCGCAATTCACGAGGAGCTCGAAGTTGGTAGAGCAAGAATAAACCCAAACGTGCTGATTATAGGTGGCGGTATTGCCGGTATTTCTGCTGCGCTCGTTCTCGCCGACGCGGGCGTAAAGGTGTATCTCGTTGAGAGAGAAGCTACAATAGGCGGCAACATGGCCAAGTTCGACAAAACGTTTCCAACTCTCGATTGCGCTGCGTGCATTCTGACCCCTAAGATGACTGCCGTCAAAGCCCATCCGAACATCGAGTTGCTGACGTATGCAGAAGTTGAGGAGGTCAGCGGCTATATTGGCAACTTCAGGGTTAAAATAAGAAAGAAGCCGAGGTACGTGAAGGAGGATCTCTGTATAGGCTGCTATCAGTGTGTCGAAGACTGTCTGTTCGCTGAACCGCTATTTCCGTCTGAGTTTGATGCTGGTCTCGGGAAGAGGAAGCCAATCCACATCCCGTTTCCGCAGGCTGTCCCCCTCGTTCCCTTTATCGATCCAAACACCTGTATGTGGCTTACGAGCAAGAAGTGCCCTCAGTACTGCGTGGAAGCGTGTGAGCCAGATGCAATCGATTTCAGTATGAGTGATGAGTTCGTTGAAGTAGAAGTGGGGACAATAATAGTGGCTACCGGATATAAGACGTTCGATGCTTCGAGAATTCCGCAGTACGGCTACGGGAGGTACGAGAACGTTTACACATCCCTTCAGGTTGAGAGGATGCTCAACTCCACCGGCCCGACAGGTGGAGAAGTTCTGCTCGCCAACGGCAAAAAGCCGGAGAGTGTTGCCATAATACACTGCGTCGGTAGCAGGGATGAGAACTACAACAAGTACTGCTCGAAAGTCTGCTGTATGTACTCCATCAAGCTTGCCCGCCTCGTAAAAGAGAGAACCGGTGCGGAGGTCTACAACTTCTATATTGACGTGAGGGCTGCAGGTAAGGCGTACGAGGAGTTCTACAAGCGAGTGATGAGCGAGGGCGTTTACTTCATCCGTGGCAGGGTTGCGGAAGTGACTGACATTGCAAAAAGCCCGGAGGAGGAGGGCAAACTCGTAGTCGTTGCTGAAGACACATTGCTCGGCAGGGTTCGCAGAATTCCCGTTGACATGGTCATACTCTCAGTCGGTCTCGAGCCTCAGAGCGATGCAGACAGAATAAGAAACATGCTTAAGCTGTCGTGCTCACAGGACGGCTGGTTCTTGGAGCGACATCCGAAGCTTGCTCCCGTTGCGACTGCCACAGAGGGTATATTCGTTGCAGGCTGCTGTCAGGGGCCGAAGGACATACCCGAGACCGTTGCTCAGGCAGAAGCAGCTGCAGGAGAGGCGCTGTCACTCATACAGCGTGGTGAGGTTGAACTTGAGCCGAATATAGCTTTCATAAGAGAGGAGCGCTGCTCGGGCTGCAGAATATGCATAGGAATGTGCCCGTACGGAGCCATATCCTTTGACGAAGAGAAGGGTGTAGCTGTTGTAAATCCGGCCATGTGTAGAGGATGCGGCACATGTGTTGCTGCTTGCCCGTCAAAGGCGGCCCAGCAGTACCTGTTCAGAGACGAGCAGATATATGCTGAAATAGAAGGAGTTCTGCTGTAAGGGGGGTTCTGCTGTGAGTGAATTCGAGCCGAAGATAGTGGGGATATTCTGCAACTGGTGCTCTTATATGGCCGCAAATCTTGCTGGAACTGCAAGAATGAAGTACCCTCCGAATCTGAGGGTTGTTAGAGTAATGTGTTCGGGCAGAATAGACCCCCAGTTCGTTTTCTATGCATTCAAAAATGGGGCCGACGGTGTTCTGCTTGCAGGCTGTCACCCACCAACGGACTGCCACTACATTGAGGGTAACGTCAAGTGTTTGAGGCGTTACAGGCTTCTCAGGAAACTCCTTCCGCAGTTCGGAATAGAGCCTGAAAGACTCAGGCTTGAGTGGATTTCTGCAAGCGAGGCGGACAAACTGAAGAGGGTTGCGGAGGAGTTTGTTGAAGAACTCAGGAAGCTTGGACCCCTGGAGGCGAAAAGATGAAACCAAAGGTTGCTCTTTACTGGTGCGCAAGCTGTGGTGGTTGCGAGGAAGCTGTCGTGGATTTAGCAGAGGCAATACTCGATGTGGTTGAGAAGGTTGACATAGTGTTCTGGCCCGTTGCCATGGACTTCAAGAGAGAGGATGTAGAGGCTCTGGAAGATGGAGAAATAGTTGCAAGTTTTATAAACGGAGCAATAAGGTTTTCCGAGCACGTCGAAATGGTAGAACTGCTCAGGAAGAAATCCAAGCTCGTCTTTGCCTTTGGGGCATGTGCGTGCTTTGGCGGAATTCCAGGGCTTGCAAACTGCTGCAGCAGTGACGAGATATTTGATTACGTTTACCGCGATTCTCCAACTGTCGTGAATCCCGACGATGTCAGACCTACTCCCGGCTGCGAAGCTTGCAACGTCAGGCTCGACGTTCCAGAGTTCCTCGACGAGTGCAAGGCACTCGATGAAGTTATAGATGTCGATTACTACATTCCCGGTTGCCCCCCTTCAGTCAACATCATAGTCGATGCCTTCACAGCCCTTCTCGAAGGAAACCTCCCGCCCAAAGGCTCTGTTCTTGCATCCCAGAAGTCCGTTTGTCACGATTGCAGGCTTAACGAGACAAAGCCCGAAAAGATCCTCATTAAAGAGTTCAAACGCGTCTGGGAAGCTGAACCTGAGCCAGATAAATGTTTACTCGCTCAGGGCTTCCTCTGTCTTGGCCCAGTTACGAGGGGTGGATGTGGAGCGCTGTGTGTTGGCGGGAACATGCCATGCACGGGCTGTTTTGGCCCCCTCGACGGTGTTATGGACTACGGAGCCAAAGCACTGTCGTACATAGCATCCATCGTGGATTCCATGGATGAGGAGGAAATTGACAGAATTCTCGAGAAGATTCCAGATCCTCTTGGCCTATTTTACAAGTACTCCCTTCCAAAGTCCTTGCTTGGGGGCAGAATTCGAAGGGTTGCTGGAGGTGATGACGTTTGAGCACCAAAATCACAATTGATCCTGTTACGAGGCTCGAAGGACACGGAAAGATAGAGATTATACTCAACGAGGAGGGAAACGTCGACAGGGCATACTTTGTCATCCCTGAACTGAGGGGATTTGAGAAGTTCTGTGTAGGAAGAGTTGCCGAGGACATGCCTCAGATAACCGAAAGAATCTGCGGTGTTTGTCCCACTGCCCACCACACTGCCTCGACAAAAGCTCTCGACGACCTCTTTGGTGTTGAGCCTCCTCCGGCAGCGAGGAAGATAAGAGAACTGATTTACTCCCTGTTCATGCTTGAGGATCATGCACTCCACTTTTACATTCTCGGTGGCCCTGACTTTATAGTGGGACCAAACGCGCCGAAAGCGGAGAGGAACGTTGTCGGTGTCATAAAAAAAGTCGGAGTTGAAGTGGGCAAGAAGGTAATAGGGATGCGAAAAGAGATCAGAGCCCTTATGACACACCTCGGCGGAAAGGTAGTCCATCCAGTGTTCGGGCTGCCAGGAGGAGTGGCAAAAGGAATAAAGGAGGAAGAAAGAGATGGGATTATAAAGCTCGCCGAGAAAGGCGTCGAATTTGCAAAGTTTACTCTCGAAGTATTCCATGATATAGTCCTCAAAAATCAGGAGTACGTTGATTTAATTCTGTCCGATGCATACAGGCACGAGACATACTACATGGGTCTCGTTGACGAGAACAATTGTGTGAACTTCTACGATGGTATGGTGCGTGTTGTGTCGCCAGAAGGCAAGGAATACGCGAAGTTCCACTGCAGTGAGTATGCTGACTACATTGCCGAGCATGTTGAGCCCTGGACGTACATGCGCTTCCCTTACCTCAAAAACGTGGGGTGGAAGGGTTTCGTTGATGGAGCCGAAAGCGGAATCTACAGCGTTGCTCCACTCGCAAGGCTGAACGCCGCTGAGGGCATGGCCACTCCAGAAGCGAACGAGGCATACAATGAGATGTACGAAACAGTTGGCGAGAAGCCCGTACATTACAGCCTCGCGAACCACTGGGCGAGAGTAATTGAGATGGTCTATGCTGCAGAACGCCTCTTGGAGCTCGCAATGGATGATGAGCTAACGGATGGCTACATCAGAAACATTCCCGATGGGGTCGCGAGAAAAGAGGGCTTTGGTGTTGTCGAAGCTCCTCGTGGGACGCTATTCCACCACTACTGCAGCGATGAGAACGGAGTTCTCACGAAAGTCAACCTGATAGTTGCAACACAGCAGAATGCCGCTCGTATGGCGATGGACATAGACAGAGTTGCGAAAGCCCTGATAAAGAACGGAAACGTAAATGACGGCATTCTGAACATGATAGAGATGGCCTTCAGAGCCTACGACCCCTGCCACGCGTGTGCAACTCACGCCATTGGTGAAATGCCTCTCAGAATAAACATACGCGGCCCCGACGGAGAGATTCTAAGGGAAATTAAGGTATGAACCTCGTGGTGTGCATAGGCAGCGAGACTGGCAATGACAGCTTTGGCCTGAGAGTTGCCAGACTCATAAAGGGAAAAGTTAGCGCGAGAATAGAGGAGGCTACAAACTACATAGACCTGCTTACCTTCCTCTACGACGCAAGCTACGAGAAGCTGATTGTTGTGGATGCTGTTAGAGGAAACGAGGACTACAAACTCGTTGAGTTCGACGTCAGGGCCGATGGAAAAGTGAAGGCCCCGATGACGCACTCAATAACATTTTTCGATGCCGTCAGACTTGCAAAGGCCCTTGGAATTCTTCCCGATAGAGTTATCGTCGTTGGGATGGAGATTGCCAGTGTTGAAGTGGAGGATGAGGGCAGGCTGGAGGAAGTTGCCGCGAAGGCTGCGGAGAGAGTTGCCGAGCTTTGTTCTGAGTAAGTTCATTGTGTTTTATTTTTAGTAATACGTGGAAGGTTGGGAATACACTGACATCGTCGGTTTAGCAGACAAAAAGCGAAATCATAAATTAATGATATTCCATTGTAAATAGGATGGGTGAAAGTCCATTACGGAGGAGCTGATATGAGCAATTTACGGTGGAGCGAGTTTATTAGAAAAATCGAAGAGGATGAAGAGCTCCAGAATAAAATCAAGGAGGATCCTGTTGCGGCAATCAGAGAGGTTGCTGCGACAATACCTGAACCGCTCAGGCGCGATGTCTGGATTTACCGCATAGTTGTTATAGCGCTCGGTCTGACGGTGCTTGCTGTTGTCATTGGAGCCATCGTAATAACCATGGTAGACAAGACGACTCCCGATGTACTTGTTGCTCTTGGCTCCGCTGCGGTGGGTGCTTTAGCTGGACTGCTTGCTCCCTCTCCAGCGGGCGAAGGATGAATCAACAGAAAAAACACAAGCAAAATCGCAAAGTTTTATATAGTAAATCATACCTACTGTAAACTGGATGCACGCAGCGGTGGTAGAATCGATACTCAGGATACTGGACAAGGCAGGTTTCAGAGTTACGGACTTAGTTGAGACCAAACCCCGCTGCTTTGACATCGTTGCAAGAAAAGATGAAATAGTCATGCTCATAAAGGTGCTCTACAACGTCGATTCTCTCAAGGCTGAGATGGCCGAAGAGATGAAGCTTGTCGCCAAGCTGCTGAAAGCTTCGCCGGTAGTCGTCGGCGAGCGCTTCAAATTCGACTACCTTGAGAGAGGTGTAGTTTACAACCGCTACGGGTTGCCTGTGATAAACACCGCAACGTTCTACGATTTTGTTGTGGAAGGTATCCCGCCGATGGTCTATTCAGCTCCGGGTGGCTACTACGTCAGGCTCGACAGCGAGAGGATAAGAGAGGCGAGGCAAAGACTCGGTATATCCATTGGCGAACTTGCAAAGATGCTTGGCGTGTCGAGGAGAGCCATTAAGAAGTACGAAGAAGGTGTTGATACATCGGTGGAGAATGCAGTGAAGCTCGAAGAGTTCCTCGGCGAGTACGTGATCAAGGCAATAGACATCCTGAACTTCGTTAAGGATGATGTCGAACCAAAGGAGGATGTTGAGCTGAGGAATGGTGAAGCGGAGATAGTGGAGCAGCTACGCTGCATAGGCGTGAACGTTTACCCGATAAAGCATGCTCCTTTCGACGTTGTTTCTAAAACAGGTGACGAGGCTGTTTTAACAGGTGTTAAACAGGTCAGGGAGATCGAGAGGAGAGCCGCGATTATTGGTAAGGTCTCTGAAGTCCTCTCGACCAAAGCAGCATACATAGTTGAGAAAGAAGTTAAAAAGGGTATTTCATCTGTAGTATTCCTCATGAAGGAGGAACTCGCGTGCGTCAGTTCGCCAAAAGATTTTATAACCCTCTTGAATGAAAAGAAATCGACCGAAAGAAATATATAGAACTACTGTTCTACTAATTCCCAGCCCATAGGCGGGGGTGAGAAGAAATGGCTACGCTGCAGGGGCAGCCTGTACTGATTTTGAAAGAGGGAACCCAGAGGACTGTTGGAAGAGACGCCCAGAGACTCAACATAATGGCTGCAAGAGTTATTGCCGAGGCTGTTAGGACGACTCTTGGGCCGAAAGGAATGGATAAAATGCTCGTCGATAGCCTCGGCGACGTCGTTATCACCAACGATGGAGTTACAATACTTAAAGAGATGGATGTCGAGCACCCGGCTGCAAAAATGATAATTGAAGTTGCAAAGACCCAGGAAGACGAGGTGGGTGATGGTACAACGACTGCTGTAGTTCTTGCCGGTGAACTTCTCAAGAGAGCAGAAGAGCTACTCGACCAGGACATCCACCCGAGCATCATCGCCAGGGGTTACAGGCTCGCAGCCGAGAAGGCAATGGAGATTCTTGACGAGATCGCAATGAGTATTGACGTGAACGACGATGAAACCCTCAAAAAGGTCGCTGCTACCGCTATAACCGGAAAGCACGCTGAGTACGCAGTAGAGCACCTCTCCGGAGTCGTAGTCGATGCGGTCAAGAAGGTTGCAGAGAAGACCGACAGCGGTTACAAAGTTGACGATGACGCAATCAAGCTCGAGAAGAAGCAGGGCGGAGGCGTTGAAGACACCGAGCTCATCGATGGAATTGTGATCGACAAAGAAGTCGTGCACCCAGGAATGCCAAAGAGAATAAAGAACGCAAAGATTGCAGTTCTTAAGGCAGCCCTCGAGGTCAAGGAGACTGAGACCGATGCGGAGATTAGAATCACCGACCCAGAGATGCTCCAGAAGTTCATCGAGCAGGAGGAACGCATGATCAAGGACATGGTAGATGCGCTCGTCAACGCCGGAGCAAACGTCGTCTTCTGCCAGAAGGGCATTGACGAC
Protein-coding regions in this window:
- a CDS encoding transcriptional regulator; translated protein: MHAAVVESILRILDKAGFRVTDLVETKPRCFDIVARKDEIVMLIKVLYNVDSLKAEMAEEMKLVAKLLKASPVVVGERFKFDYLERGVVYNRYGLPVINTATFYDFVVEGIPPMVYSAPGGYYVRLDSERIREARQRLGISIGELAKMLGVSRRAIKKYEEGVDTSVENAVKLEEFLGEYVIKAIDILNFVKDDVEPKEDVELRNGEAEIVEQLRCIGVNVYPIKHAPFDVVSKTGDEAVLTGVKQVREIERRAAIIGKVSEVLSTKAAYIVEKEVKKGISSVVFLMKEELACVSSPKDFITLLNEKKSTERNI
- the thsB gene encoding thermosome subunit beta; the protein is MATLQGQPVLILKEGTQRTVGRDAQRLNIMAARVIAEAVRTTLGPKGMDKMLVDSLGDVVITNDGVTILKEMDVEHPAAKMIIEVAKTQEDEVGDGTTTAVVLAGELLKRAEELLDQDIHPSIIARGYRLAAEKAMEILDEIAMSIDVNDDETLKKVAATAITGKHAEYAVEHLSGVVVDAVKKVAEKTDSGYKVDDDAIKLEKKQGGGVEDTELIDGIVIDKEVVHPGMPKRIKNAKIAVLKAALEVKETETDAEIRITDPEMLQKFIEQEERMIKDMVDALVNAGANVVFCQKGIDDLAQYYLAKAGVLAVRRIKQSDIEKLAKATGAKILTDLRDIKPEDLGEAELVEERKVGDEKMVFVTGCKNPKAVTILIRGGTEHIVDEVERSLTDSIKVVKAALESGKVVAGGGAPEIEISLKLKQWAPTLGGREQLSAEAFATALEIIPRSLAENAGLDPIDILVELKKAHEDGNVYAGVNVFSGKVENMKELGVLEPLRVKKQAISSATEVAIMILRIDDVIAAKGIESEKEKGGGTEGEESEE
- a CDS encoding Ni/Fe hydrogenase subunit alpha, whose protein sequence is MSTKITIDPVTRLEGHGKIEIILNEEGNVDRAYFVIPELRGFEKFCVGRVAEDMPQITERICGVCPTAHHTASTKALDDLFGVEPPPAARKIRELIYSLFMLEDHALHFYILGGPDFIVGPNAPKAERNVVGVIKKVGVEVGKKVIGMRKEIRALMTHLGGKVVHPVFGLPGGVAKGIKEEERDGIIKLAEKGVEFAKFTLEVFHDIVLKNQEYVDLILSDAYRHETYYMGLVDENNCVNFYDGMVRVVSPEGKEYAKFHCSEYADYIAEHVEPWTYMRFPYLKNVGWKGFVDGAESGIYSVAPLARLNAAEGMATPEANEAYNEMYETVGEKPVHYSLANHWARVIEMVYAAERLLELAMDDELTDGYIRNIPDGVARKEGFGVVEAPRGTLFHHYCSDENGVLTKVNLIVATQQNAARMAMDIDRVAKALIKNGNVNDGILNMIEMAFRAYDPCHACATHAIGEMPLRINIRGPDGEILREIKV
- a CDS encoding hydrogenase maturation protease, with protein sequence MNLVVCIGSETGNDSFGLRVARLIKGKVSARIEEATNYIDLLTFLYDASYEKLIVVDAVRGNEDYKLVEFDVRADGKVKAPMTHSITFFDAVRLAKALGILPDRVIVVGMEIASVEVEDEGRLEEVAAKAAERVAELCSE